CTCCCGATGATGGCGGTCTGGCGGGGTTCGAAGCGCGCGCCGCCGAAGATGTTGAGCGTACCGGTGCTGTTTTCGCCCACGAAAATCTCGTTAACCCTCATGCTGCCATCGATCATGTTCAATATGCCCCCCGAACCGGTGGTTTCGCCCAAGGAGATGACGCCCGCGCTGCTGGCTCCGGAGGAGTCGTGGGTAAAGATGCCGGTGAGCCCATCGATCAAACCGAGGGTGATGGAATCGTTCGCTCCCGAGGTGACGGATGCACCGTCCGTCAGCTCCAGCCTGCCATCCGAAATACGAATCCCGCCAGTCACGTGAGCGGCCTGCGGCAGAATCATCGTGCCGTTGAGTCCTTTGTTGACTTTGATTCCGCCGGTGAGCGCCACGGGCGCACCGGTCGCGGTGCCGTCGTGGGTAAAGTAGTAGTTGCCCCCGGTGACGGCGAAGTTGACGGTGGCGTCGCCCGCACCCTGGGTAATCTCGCCTGCCTGGACCAAGCCCGGAGCCCTGCCATCGCCGATATTGAGGGTGCTGAAGGAACTGGCCTGGGCGGCGATGGTGATCGTGCCGTCGGGAATGGAAGCATTGCCCACACGGATTACTCCTCCGTCGGCCAGAGTCAACGTGCCATCGCCCGCGTCACCGACCGTGAGGCCAGTCGCGGCCTCGAGCCGGGAATCCGTGCCCGTCACCGTTGCGGCGCCCACGCCGCCGCTGGCTTGCCCCAAGATTGCTGCGCCGTCAGTGCTGACCTGCCCGCCGTCGCTGACGTTGAGCGTACCGGTTCCTTCGTTTCCGACTGTCAAATCGCCACTGCTCGTCCAAGTGGAGTTTGTGCCGCTAACGGAGTCCGTGCCCGTCACGGTGACCGTGCCGGTGCCTCGGCCGGCCTCTCCGATGACGGCGGTGCCGCTGTTGGAAACTTTAGCGCCGTTCGAGACGTTGAGAGTTCCAGGGCCTTCATTGCCAACGGTGAGGTCGCCCGATACCGTCCAGTCCGACCCATCCCCATCGACGTTGACAGTGCCTCTTCCATCGCTGTTGAGCCCACCGTTGTTTTGATCGGCGATGATAGCGCTGCCGCTCGTCACGGCACCGCCTTGCAAAATGTCGAGCTGCCCAGTTCCGCTCTGACCGACCCGCAGAGCGTTGTCTACATTCCACTCGGAGCCGCTCCCCGTCACTGTAACCACACCCGTCCCGGTCACGAGTTGGCCGCTGGAATTCTGAGCTCTTCCCAGAGTGCCGCTTCCGCTGGAGACGACCCCGCTATCTGAGATGTTCAGAGTGCCGTTGCCCAGATCGCCGACGACAAGCACTCCGGTGTTGCTCCATTGTGAGCCCGCGCCGTTCACGTTGACCGTGCCCGTTGAGCCGTTTTTATCTGCCAAAGTGGCACTGCCACTCGAAACCACCCCGCCGCCGGAAACCGTCAAGGTGCCTTGCCCTTGGTCGCCAACGGTAAGGTTTTCGGTGATCGTCCATTGGGAGGGCGTCCCGCTTTGCGAATCCGTGCCGCTGACCAATACCGTGCCCGTGGCGAGATTGTCTGCTCCCAAAAGGCCGTTGCGGCTGGAAACAAGCCCGCCGAGCAAGACATCGAGAGTGCCGGTCCCGCTATTCCCGATGGAGAGATCCCCGCTGTTGTTCCACTGCGAGCCATCTCCCGTGACCGTGACCGTGCCCACTGCGTTTGGGTTCGGGGCATCGAAGCGACCCGCCACGAAACCATCGACCCCCGAGACCACCCCGCCGTTTTCCACCAGCAGCGTTCCCTCGCCTTCATTGCCAACAGAAACAAACCCGGTGGCTGTCAGTTGGGAGTTGTTCACGGTAACATCCCCCGTCGAACCGCCTACGCGGGCAATAAAGACGTTGGGCGCGGTGACCAGTGCACCGTCCTCAATCCGAAGCGTTCCGTCGCCAATCCGGCCCACTACAAGCTCGAGAGTATTTTCCCACTGCGATCCAGTTCCACTCACCGTCGCGGAGCCCACGCTGCCAGAGTTACGCGCGAGGGTGCCCCTGCTGTTCGTCACCTTGCCGCCAGCGTTGATGTTGAGGATGCCCTCTCCGTCCGCGCCGACGACCAATTCACCAACTTCTGAGTCATTGATGTTCCAAGTGGATCCCGTCCCGGTGATCGTCGCGGTGCTCGTTGCTCCCGCCCCAGCGCCAAGGCTAGCGAGGTTTCCGCCGACGAGGACCGACCCGCCGTTCTCTATGAGGAGATTAGTCTGGCCGCTTTCGCCCATGATCATTTGCCGGTTGACGTCCCAGATGCTCCCCGCTCCGGTGACGGTTGCCGTGCTCGTCATCGCGCCGCCACTCTGGATCCTGCCGAAAGCAAGGTCGAGTCTGCTGCCGCCATTAACGGTGAGAGTGCCAAAATCGGTGGTGGAGCCGATCGTGCCATCGACCGTGGAGTTACCGCCGTTGGTCCAAAAGAAATCAGGGGCCTCGTTTACCGGATCGACAATCCCGGTGACATTGATGACGGCGAGAGTGCTGGTTCCAGTAAGTCCGCATACGGCGGCAACTACCGTGCGAAGGAACAGTTGATATCGCTTTGGCAAAGGCATCATTTTCTCACAAAAAATAGCGGTAAGAATATCAAAGAGACCCGCGTCCTGTCATTAGACTGGAGTACCAAAAATCATTGGACTGGAGTACCAGTGGAGGGACGCGCACACAGAAAAAAGGCGCATTTTAAACGCTCAACTTCCAAGACTGAACATCGAATTTCAAAGTTGGATGTTTAGCGTTCAATGTTCAACGTTCGCGATCTGCGTGTTGCGAACACGGTGGGGTTTTCTCTTCTTGCGGAGAACCTTATAATAGAGGGCCCCACAACATCAGAACACTTTGTTGGACACAGATCTCGATGTCCGCTGGCTACTTGGTTTTCATCTTCCTACCCGCTCTTGCCTTTTGGCTGATCTCGGCATTATACCCCCTTTCCAATCCGATGAGCGAATCTAATACAGCCTCCATTCCTAAGTTGCCGGTAGTGTCCGTTGATGGCCGAGACGGATCAGCCCATGACGGCTTTGAGGTCTGGCACGAGATCTGCCGACCGGTTTTCCACACGAGCAAGCGGGAATCGAATGGGCGGTTTGATTCCTCTGTTCGATTTTGTGAGATTGACGGTTTGGTCTTTGGTGAGACTCGTTACGGGGCGACCCGTTTCGACCGCACCCCGAGACATGTCCGCAAGGGAGAATCCGACCACCTCGCCCTCCATTTTCTCCAAAGCGGAGAGGAGTTCGGCGAGGCCAACGGAACGCCGATCCAAACCAAAACGGGACAAATCGTGCTACAAGACTGGGCGAGATCATTTTCGAAGCAATCGACCGCAGTACATCAGCTCTCGGTGATCATCCCGCGAGACCGGGTGCCGCTTTGCTCAACCATATTTGCACGGGAACCCATCCACAACTGGGACCTGGACTCCGCCGGAGGTCGGCTCCTCTCCCATAGTCTGAAAGCCGTGTTTGATGGAATGAGTAATTTCATCGTGTCCGACGCTTCTACAATCGGAGATGCCTTCATCAGTTTAGTCAACAGCCTGTTGGAATCCGAATGGAAAGGGCAGTCTGTTTCAGAGGACGCAAACTTCCCTGCAATCAAGGACTATTTGCGAAGGAACCTAAGACGCCAAAACTTGGGACTGGTCGATCTTCAGCGAGACTTTTCACTTTCCCGTTCTTCTGCCTACCGAATGTTCCGCGATGAGGGCGGCATTCGCACCTTCATCCAAAACGAACGTCTCGCTGCCTGCTACCGTGAACTGATGAAAGGTCCA
This portion of the Verrucomicrobiota bacterium genome encodes:
- a CDS encoding helix-turn-helix domain-containing protein, with product MSESNTASIPKLPVVSVDGRDGSAHDGFEVWHEICRPVFHTSKRESNGRFDSSVRFCEIDGLVFGETRYGATRFDRTPRHVRKGESDHLALHFLQSGEEFGEANGTPIQTKTGQIVLQDWARSFSKQSTAVHQLSVIIPRDRVPLCSTIFAREPIHNWDLDSAGGRLLSHSLKAVFDGMSNFIVSDASTIGDAFISLVNSLLESEWKGQSVSEDANFPAIKDYLRRNLRRQNLGLVDLQRDFSLSRSSAYRMFRDEGGIRTFIQNERLAACYRELMKGPNTSQSVRRIAEKWGFSDSSYFHRLFRKRYGMTPREAMELSHKYDSPRGYDSISQPPEIGTLHQWIGC